The following proteins are co-located in the Sphingomonas panacis genome:
- the acs gene encoding acetate--CoA ligase, whose product MPEQSLYPVPAEWAKQARVDAAGYDKLYGRSLADPGSFWLEQARRLDWIKRPEIAGDWSFDEADFHIQWFADGKLNVAANCLDRHLAKRADQIALIWEPDDPKAEPRRFTYAELHAEVCRFANVLKAQGVAKGDRVTVYMPMIPEAAFALLACARIGAIHSVVFGGFSPEALAGRISDCDSNIVITADEGRRGGKTVPLKANVDACAAHAPALKQVIVVRATGGAVTMQPGRDVWYHEAAENVSTVCPPEPMGAEDPLFLLYTSGSTGQPKGVLHTSGGYLLWASLTHELAFDYRAGDVWWCAADIGWVTGHSYVLYGPLANGATTLMYEGLPNWPDASRIWQVCDRHQVHTVYTAPTALRALMKDGDDFVAKTSRTSLKLLGTVGEPINPEAWRWYHDVVGEGRCPIIDTWWQTETGGAMIAPLPGATGLKPGSATKPMPGVDLQIVDTEGQVLAGATEGNLVIARSWPGQMRTVWGDHDRFFQTYFTTYRGKYFTGDGCRRDEDGYYWITGRVDDVINVSGHRMGTAEVESALVLHPQVAEAAVVGMPHDIKGQGIYAYVTLNAGETPSDDLRRDLVKWVRTEIGPIATPDKLQFAPGLPKTRSGKIMRRILRKIAEGDVSALGDTSTLADPAVVDDLVANRVE is encoded by the coding sequence ATGCCAGAACAGAGCCTTTACCCCGTGCCCGCAGAGTGGGCGAAGCAAGCGCGCGTCGATGCGGCAGGGTATGACAAGCTCTACGGACGGTCGCTTGCCGATCCCGGCAGCTTCTGGCTCGAACAGGCGCGCCGGCTGGACTGGATCAAGCGGCCCGAAATCGCCGGCGACTGGTCGTTCGACGAAGCGGATTTCCACATCCAATGGTTCGCCGACGGCAAGCTCAACGTCGCCGCCAATTGCCTCGACCGCCATCTCGCCAAGCGCGCAGACCAAATCGCGCTGATCTGGGAACCCGACGATCCCAAGGCCGAGCCGCGCCGCTTCACCTATGCCGAACTGCACGCCGAAGTCTGCCGCTTCGCCAACGTGCTCAAGGCGCAGGGCGTCGCCAAGGGCGACCGCGTCACGGTCTATATGCCGATGATCCCCGAAGCGGCGTTCGCGCTGCTCGCCTGCGCGCGGATCGGCGCGATCCATTCGGTGGTGTTCGGCGGCTTCTCGCCCGAGGCGCTGGCGGGGCGAATCAGCGATTGCGACAGCAATATCGTCATCACCGCCGACGAAGGGCGGCGCGGCGGCAAGACCGTACCGCTCAAGGCCAACGTCGATGCCTGCGCCGCGCACGCGCCGGCACTCAAACAGGTGATCGTGGTGCGCGCGACCGGCGGCGCGGTGACGATGCAGCCCGGCCGCGACGTGTGGTATCACGAGGCGGCGGAGAACGTCTCCACCGTCTGCCCGCCCGAGCCGATGGGCGCCGAAGACCCGCTGTTCCTGCTCTACACCTCAGGATCGACCGGCCAGCCCAAGGGCGTGCTGCACACCTCGGGCGGCTATCTGCTGTGGGCGAGCCTGACGCACGAACTCGCGTTCGACTATCGCGCCGGGGACGTCTGGTGGTGCGCCGCCGATATCGGCTGGGTGACCGGGCACAGCTATGTTCTGTATGGCCCGCTCGCCAATGGCGCGACGACCTTGATGTACGAGGGGCTGCCCAACTGGCCAGACGCGAGCCGGATCTGGCAGGTGTGCGACCGACATCAGGTCCACACGGTCTACACCGCCCCCACCGCCTTGCGTGCGCTGATGAAGGACGGCGACGACTTCGTTGCGAAGACCAGCCGCACGTCCCTCAAGCTGCTCGGCACCGTCGGCGAGCCGATCAACCCCGAGGCATGGCGTTGGTATCACGATGTCGTCGGCGAGGGCCGCTGCCCGATCATCGATACGTGGTGGCAGACCGAAACCGGCGGCGCGATGATCGCCCCCCTGCCCGGCGCGACCGGGCTCAAACCGGGCTCGGCGACCAAGCCGATGCCGGGCGTCGATCTCCAGATCGTCGATACCGAAGGCCAGGTGCTGGCTGGCGCGACCGAAGGCAATCTCGTCATCGCGCGAAGCTGGCCCGGCCAGATGCGCACCGTGTGGGGCGATCACGACCGCTTCTTCCAGACCTATTTCACCACCTATCGCGGTAAATATTTCACCGGCGATGGCTGCCGCCGCGACGAGGATGGCTATTACTGGATCACCGGCCGCGTCGACGACGTCATCAACGTGTCCGGGCATCGCATGGGCACGGCAGAGGTCGAGAGCGCGCTGGTGCTGCACCCGCAGGTCGCTGAAGCGGCGGTGGTCGGCATGCCGCACGACATCAAGGGCCAGGGCATCTACGCTTATGTGACGCTCAACGCCGGCGAGACTCCGTCCGACGATCTGCGCCGCGATCTGGTCAAATGGGTCCGCACCGAGATCGGCCCGATCGCCACCCCCGACAAGCTGCAATTCGCGCCCGGCCTGCCCAAGACCCGCAGCGGCAAGATCATGCGCCGCATCCTGCGCAAGATCGCCGAAGGCGACGTCTCCGCTCTCGGTGACACGTCGACGCTCGCCGATCCGGCGGTGGTCGACGATCTGGTGGCGAACCGGGTCGAATAA
- the mce gene encoding methylmalonyl-CoA epimerase yields the protein MKLGRLNHIGVATPSIETSIALYRDVLGATTIGEPFDLPAQGVKVCFVDTPNAQIELIEPLGAASPIHGFIAKNPAGGQHHVCYEVPDIHAAKTWFESKGARVLGEPRIGAHGTLVFFVHPKDMGGVLTEIMETPAGAH from the coding sequence ATGAAGCTCGGACGGCTCAACCATATCGGCGTGGCGACGCCGTCGATCGAAACGTCGATCGCGCTGTACCGCGACGTGCTTGGCGCGACGACGATCGGCGAACCGTTCGATCTGCCTGCACAGGGCGTGAAAGTGTGCTTCGTCGATACCCCCAATGCGCAGATCGAATTGATCGAGCCGCTCGGCGCCGCCTCTCCGATCCACGGTTTCATCGCCAAGAACCCGGCGGGCGGACAGCATCACGTCTGCTACGAGGTGCCGGATATCCACGCCGCGAAAACATGGTTTGAGAGCAAGGGCGCGCGCGTACTCGGCGAGCCGCGCATCGGCGCGCACGGGACGTTGGTGTTCTTCGTCCACCCCAAGGACATGGGCGGCGTGCTGACCGAAATCATGGAGACACCTGCGGGCGCGCATTGA
- a CDS encoding sugar phosphate isomerase/epimerase family protein, which yields MKTIKGPAIFLAQFAGDAAPFNTLESIAGWAAGLGYKGVQIPSWDARLFDLARAADSQDYCDEVLGLLADKGLTLTELSTHLQGQLVAVHPAYDAQFDGFAAEHVRGNPAARQQWAVEQMHLAARASRRLGLTTHASFSGALAWPYVYPWPQRPAGLVEDAFDELARRWKPILDVFDENGVDVAYEIHPGEDLHDGVTFEMFLERVGNHPRANILYDPSHFVLQQLDYLAFLDIYHDRVKCFHVKDAEFRPNGRSGVYGGYQRWVDRPGRFRSLGDGQVDFAQIFSKMAQYDFAGWAVLEWECALKHPEQGAAEGAPFIAKHIIRVTDHAFDDFAAGGSDRALNARIMGIG from the coding sequence ATGAAGACGATCAAGGGACCGGCGATCTTCCTCGCCCAGTTCGCGGGCGACGCCGCGCCGTTCAACACGCTGGAAAGCATTGCCGGTTGGGCGGCGGGCCTCGGCTACAAGGGCGTGCAGATCCCGAGCTGGGACGCGCGGCTGTTCGATCTCGCACGTGCGGCCGATAGTCAGGACTATTGTGACGAGGTGCTCGGTCTGCTCGCCGACAAGGGCCTGACCCTCACTGAGCTATCGACGCATCTGCAAGGCCAGCTCGTCGCCGTGCATCCCGCCTATGACGCGCAGTTCGATGGCTTCGCCGCCGAGCACGTGCGCGGCAACCCGGCGGCGCGGCAGCAATGGGCGGTCGAGCAGATGCACCTCGCCGCGCGCGCCAGCCGGCGGCTCGGCCTGACCACGCACGCCAGCTTCTCGGGCGCGCTGGCGTGGCCTTATGTCTATCCCTGGCCGCAGCGCCCGGCCGGGCTGGTCGAGGATGCGTTCGACGAACTCGCGCGGCGCTGGAAGCCGATCCTCGACGTGTTCGACGAAAATGGGGTCGATGTCGCCTATGAGATCCACCCCGGCGAGGATCTGCACGACGGCGTCACGTTCGAGATGTTCCTCGAGCGGGTCGGCAACCATCCCCGCGCCAACATCCTCTACGATCCGTCGCATTTCGTGCTGCAACAGCTCGATTATCTCGCCTTCCTCGACATCTACCACGATCGCGTGAAATGCTTCCACGTCAAGGACGCCGAGTTTCGCCCGAACGGACGCTCGGGCGTGTACGGCGGCTATCAGCGCTGGGTCGATCGGCCCGGGCGGTTCCGCTCGCTCGGCGACGGACAGGTCGATTTCGCGCAAATCTTCTCCAAGATGGCGCAATATGACTTCGCCGGCTGGGCGGTGCTCGAATGGGAATGCGCGCTCAAGCACCCCGAGCAGGGTGCGGCCGAGGGGGCGCCGTTCATCGCCAAACACATCATCCGCGTGACCGACCACGCCTTCGACGATTTCGCGGCCGGCGGCAGCGACCGCGCGCTCAATGCGCGGATCATGGGGATCGGCTGA
- a CDS encoding L-serine ammonia-lyase, whose protein sequence is MVSSTFDLFKIGVGPSSSHTMGPMRAAADFARLAGEGTARVEVLLFGSLALTGKGHATDRAILLGLAGHVPATIDPDVADSEVAAIRANRRLMLGGTRGIAFDEASDLLFRPRERLDFHSNAMTFAAFDASGVETLRRTYYSIGGGAVLDQDEIGRNAAPEGGWDVPNRFRSGDELLALALRTGKTIAELMRENEEATLAPEEVSVRLAEIRDAMAACIDRGIRSDMAELPGGLRVKRRAPGIHRTLVARQERALADPLTVIDWINLWALAVNEENAAGGKVVTAPTNGAAGIVPAVLRYYERFAPSATPRGVEDFLLTAAAIGFLFKENASISGAEVGCQGEVGVACSMAAAGLAAALGATPEQIENAAEIGMEHNLGLTCDPVAGLVQVPCIERNAVGSIKAIEATRLAMLGDGTHRVSLDQVIETMRRTGLDMSERYKETSLGGLAVNVVEC, encoded by the coding sequence ATGGTCAGCAGCACTTTCGACCTGTTCAAGATCGGCGTGGGTCCGTCGAGTTCGCATACGATGGGGCCGATGCGCGCCGCCGCCGATTTCGCGCGCCTTGCGGGCGAGGGCACGGCGCGCGTCGAAGTGCTGCTGTTCGGCTCGCTCGCGCTGACCGGCAAGGGGCATGCCACCGACCGCGCAATCCTGCTCGGGCTCGCCGGGCACGTCCCCGCGACGATCGACCCCGACGTTGCCGATAGCGAGGTCGCCGCGATCCGCGCCAATCGGCGCTTGATGCTCGGCGGCACGCGCGGAATCGCGTTCGACGAAGCGAGCGACCTGCTGTTCCGCCCGCGCGAACGGCTCGATTTTCACAGCAATGCGATGACTTTCGCCGCGTTCGACGCGAGCGGCGTCGAGACGCTGCGCCGGACCTATTATTCGATCGGCGGCGGCGCGGTGCTCGATCAGGACGAGATCGGCCGCAACGCCGCGCCCGAAGGCGGTTGGGACGTTCCCAACCGCTTCCGCTCGGGCGACGAACTGCTCGCGCTCGCCCTGCGCACCGGCAAGACGATCGCCGAACTGATGCGCGAGAACGAGGAAGCCACGCTCGCGCCCGAGGAGGTCTCGGTGCGGCTTGCCGAGATTCGCGACGCGATGGCGGCCTGCATCGATCGCGGCATCCGCTCCGACATGGCCGAGCTGCCTGGCGGCTTGCGCGTCAAGCGGCGCGCGCCCGGCATTCACCGCACATTGGTCGCCCGGCAGGAACGCGCGCTCGCCGATCCGCTGACGGTGATCGACTGGATCAACCTGTGGGCGCTCGCGGTCAATGAGGAGAATGCCGCTGGCGGCAAGGTCGTCACCGCGCCCACCAACGGCGCGGCCGGCATCGTGCCGGCGGTGCTGCGCTATTACGAACGCTTCGCGCCGAGCGCGACGCCGCGCGGGGTGGAGGATTTCCTGCTGACGGCGGCGGCGATCGGCTTCCTGTTCAAGGAGAATGCCTCGATCTCGGGCGCCGAGGTAGGTTGCCAGGGCGAGGTCGGCGTCGCCTGCTCGATGGCGGCGGCGGGGCTGGCCGCCGCGCTCGGCGCGACCCCGGAGCAGATCGAGAATGCCGCCGAGATCGGCATGGAGCACAATCTCGGCCTCACCTGCGATCCGGTCGCCGGGCTGGTGCAGGTGCCGTGTATCGAGCGCAACGCGGTAGGATCGATCAAGGCGATCGAGGCGACGCGGCTGGCGATGCTCGGCGACGGCACGCACCGCGTCAGTCTCGATCAGGTGATCGAGACGATGCGCCGCACCGGCCTCGACATGTCCGAGCGCTACAAGGAGACTTCGCTTGGCGGGCTCGCCGTCAACGTCGTCGAGTGTTGA